The Deltaproteobacteria bacterium HGW-Deltaproteobacteria-6 genome has a segment encoding these proteins:
- a CDS encoding aminotransferase, with amino-acid sequence MRFEISRGGSGLTYEIRNIVLIAKKMQQHGLKIIWENIGDPVQKGEMIPGWMKEVLTDILKEDMSYAYSPTKGVDATRAFLAERTNARGKAQITSEDIIFFNGLGDAIARAYSSIQVDARMIMPEPTYSTHLMAEVLHASFPPNTYRMNPYNNWQPDLRELEQKVRSHRAIVGILIINPDNPTGFVYPVEMLEQVVRIARENDLFIISDETYTNIVYNGKKTVPISDVIGDVPAISMKGISKELPWPGARCGWMEVYNADKDPIFARFINTILHQKMSEVCSTTLPQMAIPRIMTHPEYKNYLRERTQHYEKLSAIAYGILKDVPFLIANKTNGAFYMTVLFNESVLNERQHLHIEQPEVRSYVETLTKDVEYDKRFVYYLLAATGICVVPLTSFFSPLLGFRMTLLDKDVDEFEYVVKTIAAKITEYINSSK; translated from the coding sequence ATGCGTTTTGAAATTTCACGTGGCGGTAGCGGGCTGACTTATGAAATCCGCAATATCGTACTCATCGCTAAAAAAATGCAGCAGCATGGACTCAAAATTATCTGGGAAAACATTGGTGACCCGGTTCAAAAAGGCGAAATGATCCCCGGTTGGATGAAAGAGGTTCTGACTGATATCCTCAAAGAAGACATGTCCTATGCTTATTCGCCAACCAAAGGGGTTGATGCAACGCGCGCTTTTCTTGCCGAACGCACGAACGCCCGGGGAAAAGCTCAAATTACGTCCGAAGACATTATTTTCTTCAATGGGCTGGGCGACGCCATTGCCCGTGCTTACAGCTCCATTCAGGTGGATGCCCGCATGATCATGCCGGAGCCGACCTATTCCACCCATTTGATGGCGGAAGTGCTGCACGCGTCTTTTCCGCCCAACACCTACCGGATGAATCCTTACAATAACTGGCAGCCGGATCTGCGCGAACTGGAGCAGAAGGTCAGAAGTCACCGGGCGATCGTCGGCATTCTGATTATCAATCCCGATAATCCCACCGGTTTTGTTTACCCCGTGGAGATGCTCGAGCAGGTGGTGCGGATTGCCCGTGAAAATGATCTTTTCATTATTTCCGATGAGACTTATACCAATATTGTTTACAACGGCAAAAAAACCGTGCCGATCAGCGATGTCATCGGCGATGTCCCGGCAATTTCCATGAAGGGAATTTCCAAGGAACTGCCCTGGCCAGGCGCACGCTGCGGCTGGATGGAAGTCTATAACGCGGATAAAGATCCCATTTTTGCCCGCTTCATCAACACCATTTTACATCAGAAGATGTCGGAAGTGTGTTCCACGACGCTGCCGCAGATGGCCATTCCCCGGATTATGACGCATCCCGAGTATAAAAATTATTTACGGGAGCGCACGCAGCATTATGAAAAGCTTTCCGCCATTGCCTACGGCATTCTGAAAGATGTTCCTTTTCTGATTGCCAACAAAACCAACGGTGCGTTTTACATGACGGTTCTTTTCAACGAGTCGGTACTCAATGAACGGCAGCACCTGCATATTGAACAGCCGGAAGTCCGTTCCTATGTTGAAACCCTGACAAAAGACGTTGAATACGATAAGCGGTTTGTTTATTATCTGCTGGCGGCCACCGGCATCTGCGTGGTACCGCTGACGTCGTTTTTCTCGCCGCTGCTCGGTTTCCGTATGACGCTCCTGGATAAGGATGTGGATGAATTTGAGTATGTCGTAAAAACCATCGCGGCAAAAATTACAGAATACATTAATTCGAGTAAATAA